A window of Enoplosus armatus isolate fEnoArm2 chromosome 3, fEnoArm2.hap1, whole genome shotgun sequence contains these coding sequences:
- the lmcd1 gene encoding LIM and cysteine-rich domains protein 1, translated as MDVSSAMEKMSVQQSTGGAAVCLVCEESCSGFQPHSWRKACISCGCSTVDHAPGSDVEDDQRMGRLLADSSCSHLTAKVKGGGGLRMYKRNRMIVTNPVVSRKDPTFNTTTYDWAPAGLNQTLAMQYMELIPESQRPVLGTDGALERRRQLFSQLPVHDQDPMKCQSLASEEEISSMLLFVKHYKQEVLGVGEVALPGEGRALSEAAIQRTAKEAKDRSDKKDQDQGSTNRSTASAAGSTNGTEDSTKTEFRCTGCHGEVAKDTPAVYAERTGYHRALWHPTCFVCSECGRGLVDLVYFWSNQKLYCGRHYCQTVWPRCSGCDELIFCKSFHTAKDGRTWHHHHYCCWKCGQNLDTPCQH; from the exons aTGTCTGTACAGCAGAGTACAGGAGGTGCAGCGGTGTGTCTCGTATGTGAGGAGAGCTGCTCTGGATTTCAGCCACATTCTTGGAG GAAAGCCTGTATCTCCTGCGGCTGCAGCACGGTCGACCACGCTCCTGGAAGTGATGTCGAAGATGACCAGCGAATGGGACGCCTGCTCGCAGACTCATCCTGCTCCCATTTGACAGCGAAGGTTAAAGGAGGCGGCGGCCTTCGCATGTACAAGAGGAACCGTATGATCGTGACCAATCCGGTGGTGTCACGTAAAGACCCGACCTTCAACACCACGACATACGACTGGGCGCCGGCCGGCCTCAACCAGACACTG GCCATGCAGTACATGGAGCTCATCCCGGAGAGTCAACGTCCTGTCTTGGGGACAGATGGAGCATTGGAGCGACGCAGGCAGCTTTTCAGTCAGCTCCCCGTCCACGATCAGGACCCCATGAAGTGTCAGAGCCTGGCCAGTGAGGAGGAG ATTTCCtccatgctgctgtttgtgaagCACTACAAACAGGAGGTGCTGGGGGTCGGGGAGGTGGCCTTACCTGGTGAGGGCAGAGCTCTGAGCGAAGCAGCCATTCAGAGGACAGCTAAGGAGGCCAAGGACCGCAGCGACAAGAAGGACCAGGACCAGGGCTCGACCAATCGCAGcactgcctctgctgctggctcCACTAACGGAACAGAAGACAGCACTAAGACTGAATTT CGTTGcactggttgccatggtgaggTTGCCAAGGATACTCCAGCTGTTTATGCTGAGCGCACAGGTTACCATAGAGCCCTGTGGCATCCCACCTGCTTCGTATGTTCAGAGTGTGGCCGGGGATTGGTGGACCTGGTCTACTTTTGGTCCAATCAGAAGCTGTACTGCGGAAGACACTACTGTCAGACGGTCTGGCCGCGATGCTCAGGCTGTGATGAG cTCATCTTCTGTAAGTCTTTTCACACTGCAAAAGATGGACGGACgtggcatcatcatcattactgcTGCTGGAAGTGCGGGCAAAACCTGGACACACCCTGTCAGCACtga